One Centroberyx gerrardi isolate f3 chromosome 6, fCenGer3.hap1.cur.20231027, whole genome shotgun sequence genomic region harbors:
- the rab4b gene encoding ras-related protein Rab-4B has protein sequence MSETYDFLFKFLVIGSAGTGKSCLLHQFIENKFKQDSNHTIGVEFGSRVVNVGGKTVKLQIWDTAGQERFRSVTRSYYRGAAGALLVYDITSRETYNALTNWLTDARTLASPNIVIILCGNKKDLDADREVTFLEASRFAQENELMFLETSALTGENVEEGFLKCARTILNKIESGELDPERMGSGIQYGDASLRQLRQPRGTTTQNKQQCNC, from the exons ACTTCCTGTTTAAATTCCTGGTGATTGGCAGTGCTGGGACGGGGAAATCTTGCCTCCTCCACCAGTTCATTGAGAACAAGT TCAAGCAGGACTCCAACCACACCATAGGGGTAGAGTTTGGTTCCAGAGTGGTCAATGTCGGTGGAAAGACGGTCAAACTGCAGATCTGGGACACCGCCGGACAGGAGCGATTCCG TTCTGTGACACGCAGCTACTACCGAGGAGCGGCCGGGGCGCTGCTCGTCTACGACATCACCAG CCGGGAGACCTATAATGCCCTCACCAACTGGCTGACGGATGCGCGGACGCTGGCCAGCCCCAACATTGTTATTATCCTGTGTGGCAACAAGAAGGACctggatgcagacagagaggtgACCTTCCTGGAGGCCTCGCGCTTTGCTCAGGAGAATG AGCTGATGTTCCTGGAGACCAGCGCTCTGACAGGGGAGAATGTAGAAGAGGGTTTCCTGAAGTGCGCCCGCACCATCCTCAACAAGATAGAATCAG GTGAGCTGGACCCGGAGAGGATGGGTTCAGGTATCCAGTATGGAGATGCTTCCTTGAGGCAGCTGCGACAGCCGAGAGGCACCACCACACAGAATAAGCAGCAGTGTAACTGCTAG